The proteins below come from a single Sander lucioperca isolate FBNREF2018 chromosome 20, SLUC_FBN_1.2, whole genome shotgun sequence genomic window:
- the pex26 gene encoding peroxisome assembly protein 26 isoform X2: MSSCSTSLAPARSFGSVCSPQLTSSLTQMSSMLDTAAEQMMVHKDFQAAFDTCDRGLDSLANMEQEDNRCGEFKAGFCILGIQALAELNQWHGVLSWVLQQYKHQEKIPAKIMQMCILLYSKVGEPAMMQEAARVWLHCLSNSRVTGFRTVAELYLLHVLVPLGHRDEALELIVGEVGSVAFTEDQRQTALDVVEEKERHNQELPLNPGTSSNSEITAHPVSTQGSVICKLAAMLRFLYRKLLVTGSFPLRRLFLAAVLLYMLFFRMDPALSSSFMWISKLLELLRQMWSAMFAPYYQVLTQRL; this comes from the exons ATGAGCAGCTGTTCAACCAGCCTGGCTCCTGCTCGCAGCTTCGGCTCAGTCTGCAGCCCGCAGCTCACTTCTTCTCTAACACAGATGTCCAGCATGTTGGACACTGCTGCAGAGCAAATGATGGTCCATAAAGACTTCCAGGCAGCCTTTGACACATGCGACAGAGGCCTGGACAGTCTCGCCAACATGGAGCAAGAGGACAACAG ATGTGGAGAGTTTAAGGCTGGCTTCTGCATCTTAGGAATTCAAGCACTGGCTGAGCTGAATCAGTGGCATGGTGTCCTCTCCTGGGTCCTACAGCAGTATAAGCACCAGGAGAAAATACCAGCTAAAATAATGCAGATGTG CATACTTCTTTACTCCAAGGTGGGAGAGCCAGCCATGATGCAGGAGGCAGCCAGAGTTTGGTTACACTGCCTATCCAACAGCAGAGTAACAGGGTTCAGGACTGTGGCGGAGTTGTACCTGCTGCATGTCCTCGTGCCTCTTGGACACAGAGATGAGGCTCTAGAGCTGATCGTCGGTGAGGTTGGAAGTGTTGCGTTCACAGAAGACCAGAGGCAGACAGCACTGGATGTGGTAGAAGAAAAAGAGCGACATAATCAAGAACTGCCTCTAAATCCTGGGACAAGTTCAAACTCTGAGATCactgcacatcctgtctcaactCAAG GATCTGTAATCTGTAAACTTGCAGCCATGCTCAGATTTCTCTACAGAAAACTTTTGGTGACTGGCTCATTCCCTCTACGGAGACTCTTTCTGGCTGCCGTCCTTCTCTACATGCTTTTTTTCCGAATGGATCCAG CTCTTTCGTCttcattcatgtggatttccaAACTTCTTGAGCTGCTCAGACAGATGTGGAGTGCCATGTTTGCACCGTACTATCAGGTTCTCACTCAGAGACTGTAA
- the pex26 gene encoding peroxisome assembly protein 26 isoform X1: MDCKQDVEERVVYKSNLQTGLFGLQKVMSSCSTSLAPARSFGSVCSPQLTSSLTQMSSMLDTAAEQMMVHKDFQAAFDTCDRGLDSLANMEQEDNRCGEFKAGFCILGIQALAELNQWHGVLSWVLQQYKHQEKIPAKIMQMCILLYSKVGEPAMMQEAARVWLHCLSNSRVTGFRTVAELYLLHVLVPLGHRDEALELIVGEVGSVAFTEDQRQTALDVVEEKERHNQELPLNPGTSSNSEITAHPVSTQGSVICKLAAMLRFLYRKLLVTGSFPLRRLFLAAVLLYMLFFRMDPALSSSFMWISKLLELLRQMWSAMFAPYYQVLTQRL; encoded by the exons ATGGATTGTAAACAAGATGTCGAGGAGAGGGTAGTGTACAAATCAAACCTCCAAACAGGTTTATTTGGCCTCCAG AAAGTCATGAGCAGCTGTTCAACCAGCCTGGCTCCTGCTCGCAGCTTCGGCTCAGTCTGCAGCCCGCAGCTCACTTCTTCTCTAACACAGATGTCCAGCATGTTGGACACTGCTGCAGAGCAAATGATGGTCCATAAAGACTTCCAGGCAGCCTTTGACACATGCGACAGAGGCCTGGACAGTCTCGCCAACATGGAGCAAGAGGACAACAG ATGTGGAGAGTTTAAGGCTGGCTTCTGCATCTTAGGAATTCAAGCACTGGCTGAGCTGAATCAGTGGCATGGTGTCCTCTCCTGGGTCCTACAGCAGTATAAGCACCAGGAGAAAATACCAGCTAAAATAATGCAGATGTG CATACTTCTTTACTCCAAGGTGGGAGAGCCAGCCATGATGCAGGAGGCAGCCAGAGTTTGGTTACACTGCCTATCCAACAGCAGAGTAACAGGGTTCAGGACTGTGGCGGAGTTGTACCTGCTGCATGTCCTCGTGCCTCTTGGACACAGAGATGAGGCTCTAGAGCTGATCGTCGGTGAGGTTGGAAGTGTTGCGTTCACAGAAGACCAGAGGCAGACAGCACTGGATGTGGTAGAAGAAAAAGAGCGACATAATCAAGAACTGCCTCTAAATCCTGGGACAAGTTCAAACTCTGAGATCactgcacatcctgtctcaactCAAG GATCTGTAATCTGTAAACTTGCAGCCATGCTCAGATTTCTCTACAGAAAACTTTTGGTGACTGGCTCATTCCCTCTACGGAGACTCTTTCTGGCTGCCGTCCTTCTCTACATGCTTTTTTTCCGAATGGATCCAG CTCTTTCGTCttcattcatgtggatttccaAACTTCTTGAGCTGCTCAGACAGATGTGGAGTGCCATGTTTGCACCGTACTATCAGGTTCTCACTCAGAGACTGTAA
- the pex26 gene encoding peroxisome assembly protein 26 isoform X3 yields the protein MDCKQDVEERVVYKSNLQTGLFGLQMSSMLDTAAEQMMVHKDFQAAFDTCDRGLDSLANMEQEDNRCGEFKAGFCILGIQALAELNQWHGVLSWVLQQYKHQEKIPAKIMQMCILLYSKVGEPAMMQEAARVWLHCLSNSRVTGFRTVAELYLLHVLVPLGHRDEALELIVGEVGSVAFTEDQRQTALDVVEEKERHNQELPLNPGTSSNSEITAHPVSTQGSVICKLAAMLRFLYRKLLVTGSFPLRRLFLAAVLLYMLFFRMDPALSSSFMWISKLLELLRQMWSAMFAPYYQVLTQRL from the exons ATGGATTGTAAACAAGATGTCGAGGAGAGGGTAGTGTACAAATCAAACCTCCAAACAGGTTTATTTGGCCTCCAG ATGTCCAGCATGTTGGACACTGCTGCAGAGCAAATGATGGTCCATAAAGACTTCCAGGCAGCCTTTGACACATGCGACAGAGGCCTGGACAGTCTCGCCAACATGGAGCAAGAGGACAACAG ATGTGGAGAGTTTAAGGCTGGCTTCTGCATCTTAGGAATTCAAGCACTGGCTGAGCTGAATCAGTGGCATGGTGTCCTCTCCTGGGTCCTACAGCAGTATAAGCACCAGGAGAAAATACCAGCTAAAATAATGCAGATGTG CATACTTCTTTACTCCAAGGTGGGAGAGCCAGCCATGATGCAGGAGGCAGCCAGAGTTTGGTTACACTGCCTATCCAACAGCAGAGTAACAGGGTTCAGGACTGTGGCGGAGTTGTACCTGCTGCATGTCCTCGTGCCTCTTGGACACAGAGATGAGGCTCTAGAGCTGATCGTCGGTGAGGTTGGAAGTGTTGCGTTCACAGAAGACCAGAGGCAGACAGCACTGGATGTGGTAGAAGAAAAAGAGCGACATAATCAAGAACTGCCTCTAAATCCTGGGACAAGTTCAAACTCTGAGATCactgcacatcctgtctcaactCAAG GATCTGTAATCTGTAAACTTGCAGCCATGCTCAGATTTCTCTACAGAAAACTTTTGGTGACTGGCTCATTCCCTCTACGGAGACTCTTTCTGGCTGCCGTCCTTCTCTACATGCTTTTTTTCCGAATGGATCCAG CTCTTTCGTCttcattcatgtggatttccaAACTTCTTGAGCTGCTCAGACAGATGTGGAGTGCCATGTTTGCACCGTACTATCAGGTTCTCACTCAGAGACTGTAA
- the llph gene encoding protein LLP homolog, whose amino-acid sequence MAKSLRSKWKRKMRAEKRKKNAPKELARLKQALSLDKKGEATMTDIQEIATVVPADKIKKQTDADMVEVEGEDGKMELDSKRNKKTQLDENGQYPGWMNQRQAKKLKGKRVAKKTGQGKKKKGIAW is encoded by the exons ATGGCAAAAAGCCTCAGGAGCAAATGGAAGAGGAAGATGCGtgcagagaagaggaagaaaaatgCTCCCAAGGAGTTGGCCCGTCTGAAACAAGCTCTGAGTCTAGATAAGAAAGGAGAAGCTACCATGACTGACATCCAGGAGATTGCCACGGTGGTGCCAGCTGACAAGATCAAGAAGCAAACGGATGCGGACATGGTGGAGGTCGAGGGTGAAG ATGGGAAGATGGAACTGGACAGCAAGCGCAACAAGAAAACTCAGTTGGATGAAAATGGTCAGTACCCTGGGTGGATGAATCAACGGCAGGCCAAGAAACTGAAAGGCAAACGGGTGGCAAAGAAAACTGGCCAGGGCAAGAAGAAGAAGGGCATCGCCTGGTGA
- the hcls1 gene encoding hematopoietic lineage cell-specific protein isoform X1, which produces MWKSVVGHNVSMKVAAEGDDWETDPDFENDVSEQEQRWGAKTIEGSGRKEHISVAELRKNVAVEHEQGKQKDQTPKASYGYGGKFGVEKDRMDKVALGHDYVAQVEQHSSQKDAAQGFGGKFGVQKDRVDKTAMGFEYKGEVSQHASQKDYSKGFGGKYGVEKEKVDKAALGYDYKGQTEKHQSQKDYAKGFGGKYGVEKEKVDKAALGYDYKGETEKHQSQKDYSKGFGGKFGVEKEKVDKAALGYDYKSETEKHQSQKDYSAGFGGRYGVQADRMDKSAAGFSDMGSPTSAYEKTQPLEASSAGAGKLKARFENMAKASGEENKKKVEEERARRQARESREREVAKRRQEEESRREEDIRPPPVPDVAPDETPDVEYEMTHPEFHQMPEIQEIPEPEPEPESEEEAEYDMPPDLPSRSDNFLDPDAPPLPDRSADMEDEGEYEDLLPPPELTVIDNDYEDLSGGQSAVAIYDYEGEADDEISFNPDDVITNIEMIDEGWWKGQCHGRVGLFPASYVQLMQ; this is translated from the exons ATGTGGAAGTCAGTCGTGGGCCACAATGTGAGCATGAAGGTGGCTGCAGAGGGGGACGACTGGGAGACAGACCCTGACTTTGAG AATGATGTATCAGAGCAGGAGCAGAGGTGGGGAGCAAAGACCATCGAGGGATCAGGACGAAAAGAGCACATCAG TGTTGCAGAGCTCAGAAAAAATGTCGCTGTGGAGCACGAGCAGGGGAAGCAGAAGGATCAGACTCCCAAAGCGTCATACGGATATGGAGGGAAGTTTGGAGTCGAAAAAGACAGAATGGACAAG GTGGCTTTGGGGCACGACTATGTGGCACAAGTCGAGCAGCACTCCTCCCAGAAAGATGCGGCACAAGGGTTCGGCGGAAAATTTGGTGTTCAGAAAGACCGCGTCGACAAG ACTGCCATGGGCTTTGAATACAAAGGAGAGGTGTCGcaacatgcatctcagaaaG ATTACTCAAAGGGATTTGGAGGAAAGTACGGGGTGGAGAAGGAAAAAGTGGACAAGGCAGCTTTGGGGTACGACTATAAAGGCCAGACAGAGAAGCACCAGTCACAAAAAG ACTATGCTAAGGGATTTGGAGGAAAGTACGGGGTGGAGAAGGAGAAGGTGGATAAAGCTGCTTTGGGGTACGACTATAAAGGAGAAACAGAGAAGCACCAGTCACAGAAAG ATTACTCAAAGGGATTTGGGGGGAAGTTTGGTGTTGAGAAGGAGAAAGTGGATAAAGCTGCTTTGGGCTATGATTATaagagtgagacggagaaacaCCAGTCACAAAAAG ATTATTCAGCAGGTTTTGGAGGTCGTTATGGAGTTCAAGCAGACCGCATGGATAAG AGTGCAGCCGGCTTCTCTGACATGGGCTCCCCTACCTCTGCATATGAAAAGACACAACCATTAGAGGCCT CAAGTGCAGGTGCAGGAAAACTTAAGGCACGTTTTGAGAACATGGCCAAAGCTTCCGGTGAAGAGAACAAGAAGAAAGTCGAAGAAGAGAGAGCGAGGAGACAAgccagagagagcagagagcgcGAAGTGGCCAAACGCAGACAAGAG gAAGAAAGCAGAAGAGAGGAGGACATTCGTCCACCACCTGTTCCAGACGTGGCTCCAGATGAGACTCCAGATGTGGAGTATGAAATGACACACCCAGAATTCCACCAAATGCCGGAGATACAAGAAATacctgaaccagaaccagaaccagagtcAGAG GAGGAAGCAGAATACGACATGCCCCCGGACTTGCCTTCACGTTCAGACAATTTCCTCGACCCGGACGCTCCTCCACTACCCGACAGGTCAGCAGATATGGAGGATGAAGGAGAGTACGAGGACCTTCTGCCTCCTCCTGAGCTGACAG tTATCGATAACGACTACGAAGACCTGTCGGGTGGCCAGAGTGCAGTAGCAATTTATGACTATGAAGGAG AGGCGGATGACGAGATCTCCTTCAACCCAGATGATGTCATCACCAACATAGAGATGATTGACGAGGGCTGGTGGAAGGGACAGTGTCACGGACGCGTTGGCCTTTTCCCGGCTTCTTATGTTCAGCTGATGCAGTAA
- the hcls1 gene encoding hematopoietic lineage cell-specific protein isoform X2: MWKSVVGHNVSMKVAAEGDDWETDPDFENDVSEQEQRWGAKTIEGSGRKEHISVAELRKNVAVEHEQGKQKDQTPKASYGYGGKFGVEKDRMDKVALGHDYVAQVEQHSSQKDAAQGFGGKFGVQKDRVDKTAMGFEYKGEVSQHASQKDYSKGFGGKYGVEKEKVDKAALGYDYKGQTEKHQSQKDYSAGFGGRYGVQADRMDKSAAGFSDMGSPTSAYEKTQPLEASSAGAGKLKARFENMAKASGEENKKKVEEERARRQARESREREVAKRRQEEESRREEDIRPPPVPDVAPDETPDVEYEMTHPEFHQMPEIQEIPEPEPEPESEEEAEYDMPPDLPSRSDNFLDPDAPPLPDRSADMEDEGEYEDLLPPPELTVIDNDYEDLSGGQSAVAIYDYEGEADDEISFNPDDVITNIEMIDEGWWKGQCHGRVGLFPASYVQLMQ, translated from the exons ATGTGGAAGTCAGTCGTGGGCCACAATGTGAGCATGAAGGTGGCTGCAGAGGGGGACGACTGGGAGACAGACCCTGACTTTGAG AATGATGTATCAGAGCAGGAGCAGAGGTGGGGAGCAAAGACCATCGAGGGATCAGGACGAAAAGAGCACATCAG TGTTGCAGAGCTCAGAAAAAATGTCGCTGTGGAGCACGAGCAGGGGAAGCAGAAGGATCAGACTCCCAAAGCGTCATACGGATATGGAGGGAAGTTTGGAGTCGAAAAAGACAGAATGGACAAG GTGGCTTTGGGGCACGACTATGTGGCACAAGTCGAGCAGCACTCCTCCCAGAAAGATGCGGCACAAGGGTTCGGCGGAAAATTTGGTGTTCAGAAAGACCGCGTCGACAAG ACTGCCATGGGCTTTGAATACAAAGGAGAGGTGTCGcaacatgcatctcagaaaG ATTACTCAAAGGGATTTGGAGGAAAGTACGGGGTGGAGAAGGAAAAAGTGGACAAGGCAGCTTTGGGGTACGACTATAAAGGCCAGACAGAGAAGCACCAGTCACAAAAAG ATTATTCAGCAGGTTTTGGAGGTCGTTATGGAGTTCAAGCAGACCGCATGGATAAG AGTGCAGCCGGCTTCTCTGACATGGGCTCCCCTACCTCTGCATATGAAAAGACACAACCATTAGAGGCCT CAAGTGCAGGTGCAGGAAAACTTAAGGCACGTTTTGAGAACATGGCCAAAGCTTCCGGTGAAGAGAACAAGAAGAAAGTCGAAGAAGAGAGAGCGAGGAGACAAgccagagagagcagagagcgcGAAGTGGCCAAACGCAGACAAGAG gAAGAAAGCAGAAGAGAGGAGGACATTCGTCCACCACCTGTTCCAGACGTGGCTCCAGATGAGACTCCAGATGTGGAGTATGAAATGACACACCCAGAATTCCACCAAATGCCGGAGATACAAGAAATacctgaaccagaaccagaaccagagtcAGAG GAGGAAGCAGAATACGACATGCCCCCGGACTTGCCTTCACGTTCAGACAATTTCCTCGACCCGGACGCTCCTCCACTACCCGACAGGTCAGCAGATATGGAGGATGAAGGAGAGTACGAGGACCTTCTGCCTCCTCCTGAGCTGACAG tTATCGATAACGACTACGAAGACCTGTCGGGTGGCCAGAGTGCAGTAGCAATTTATGACTATGAAGGAG AGGCGGATGACGAGATCTCCTTCAACCCAGATGATGTCATCACCAACATAGAGATGATTGACGAGGGCTGGTGGAAGGGACAGTGTCACGGACGCGTTGGCCTTTTCCCGGCTTCTTATGTTCAGCTGATGCAGTAA